A single genomic interval of Bacillus alveayuensis harbors:
- a CDS encoding cytoskeletal protein RodZ (product_source=COG1426; cath_funfam=1.10.260.40; cog=COG1426; superfamily=47413), whose translation MRGLKERFRKLREAHGLSQMELSNELKLANSILLHKKKGA comes from the coding sequence ATGAGGGGGCTTAAAGAGCGTTTTAGGAAATTACGTGAAGCTCACGGTTTGTCCCAAATGGAATTATCTAATGAGCTAAAACTAGCTAATTCAATATTGCTACATAAGAAAAAAGGAGCCTAG